Proteins encoded by one window of Sorex araneus isolate mSorAra2 chromosome 3, mSorAra2.pri, whole genome shotgun sequence:
- the SV2A gene encoding synaptic vesicle glycoprotein 2A translates to MEEGSRDRAAFIRGAKDIAKEVKKHAVKKVGKGLDRVQDEYSRRSYSRFQEEDDDDDFPAPSDGYYRGEGAQDEEEGGASSDATEGHDEDDEIYEGEYQGIPRAESGGKGEQMADGAPLAGMRGGLGDGAGPPGGRGEAQRRKEREELAQQYETILRECGHGRFQWTLYFVLGLALMADGVEVFVVGFVLPSAEKDMCLSDSNKGMLGLIVYLGMMVGAFFWGGLADRLGRRQCLLISLSVNSVFAFFSSFVQGYGTFLFCRLLSGVGIGGSIPIVFSYFSEFLAQEKRGEHLSWLCMFWMIGGVYAAAMAWAIIPHYGWSFQMGSAYQFHSWRVFVLVCAFPSVFAIGALTTQPESPRFFLENGKHDEAWMVLKQVHDTNMRAKGHPERVFSVTHIKTIHQEDELIEIQSDTGTWYQRWGVRALSLGGQVWGNFLSCFGPEYRRITLMMMGVWFTMSFSYYGLTVWFPDMIRHLQAVDYAARTKVFPGERVEHVTFNFTLENQIHRGGQYFNDKFIGLRLKSVIFEDSFFEECYFEDVTSTNTFFRNCTFVNTVFYNTDLFEYKFVKSRLLNSTFLHSKEGCQLDVTGTGEGAYMVYFVSFLGTLAVLPGNIVSALLMDKIGRLRMLAGSSVMSCVSCFFLSFGNSESAMIALLCLFGGVSIASWNALDVLTVELYPSDKRTTAFGFLNALCKLAAVLGISIFTSFVGVTKAAPILFASAALALGSSLALKLPETRGQVLQ, encoded by the exons atgGAAGAGGGCTCCCGAGATCGGGCGGCGTTCATCCGGGGCGCCAAGGACATCGCCAAGGAAGTGAAGAAGCACGCAGTCAAGAAGGTGGGGAAGGGCCTGGACCGGGTCCAGGACGAATATTCCCGCAGATCCTACTCCCGCTTCCaggaggaggatgatgatgatgatttcccAGCCCCCTCTGATGGCTACTACCGTGGGGAAGGGGCCCAGGACGAGGAGGAAGGGGGTGCTTCCAGCGATGCCACTGAGGGCCACGATGAGGATGATGAGATCTACGAGGGGGAGTACCAGGGCATCCCCCGCGCAGAATCTGGGGGCAAAGGCGAGCAAATGGCAGACGGGGCCCCTCTGGCTGGCATGAGGGGGGGCCTAGGTGATGGGGCGGGTCCCCCTGGAGGCCGAGGAGAAGCACAGCGGCGGAAGGAACGAGAAGAGCTGGCCCAGCAGTATGAGACCATCCTGCGCGAGTGTGGCCACGGTCGCTTCCAGTGGACACTCTACTTTGTGCTGGGGCTGGCGCTCATGGCCGACGGTGTTGAGGTCTTCGTGGTGGGGTTTGTGCTCCCCAGTGCTGAGAAGGACATGTGCCTGTCGGACTCCAACAAAGGCATGCTGG gaCTCATCGTCTACCTGGGCATGATGGTGGGCGCCTTCTTCTGGGGCGGCCTGGCCGACCGGCTGGGCCGGAGACAGTGTCTGCTCATCTCGCTCTCGGTCAACAGTGTCTTTGCCTTTTTCTCATCTTTTGTCCAGGGTTATGGCACTTTCCTCTTTTGCCGCCTCCTTTCTGGGGTTGG GATCGGCGGCTCCATCCCCATTGTCTTCTCCTATTTCTCCGAGTTTCTGGCCCAGGAGAAGCGTGGGGAGCACTTGAGCTGGCTCTGCATGTTCTGGATGATTGGTGGGGTGTATGCAGCTGCCATGGCCTGGGCCATCATTCCCCACTACG GCTGGAGCTTTCAGATGGGGTCCGCCTACCAGTTCCACAGCTGGAGGGTCTTTGTCCTCGTCTGCGCCTTCCCCTCTGTCTTTGCCATCGGGGCTCTGACCACACAGCCCGAGAGTCCCCGCTTCTTCCTGGAG AATGGGAAGCACGATGAGGCCTGGATGGTGCTGAAGCAGGTCCATGACACCAACATGCGTGCCAAGGGGCACCCCGAGCGCGTCTTCTCG GTCACCCACATTAAGACGATTCACCAGGAGGATGAGTTGATTGAGATCCAGTCGGACACGGGGACCTGGTACCAGCGCTGGGGTGTCCGGGCCTTGAGCTTGGGGGGCCAG GTCTGGGGGAATTTTCTCTCCTGCTTTGGACCTGAGTATCGGCGCATAACACTGATGATGATGGGCGTGTGGTTTACCATGTCCTTCAG CTACTACGGCCTGACTGTCTGGTTCCCTGACATGATCCGCCACCTCCAGGCTGTGGACTATGCAGCCCGCACCAAAGTGTTCCCTGGAGAACGCGTAGAGCACGTGACATTCAACTTTACTCTGGAGAATCAGATCCACCGCGGAGGCCAGTACTTCAACGACAA GTTCATCGGGCTGCGTCTGAAGTCCGTCATCTTTGAGGACTCCTTCTTTGAAGAGTGTTATTTCGAGGATGTCACGTCCACCAACACATTTTTCCGGAACTGCACTTTCGTCAATACCGTGTTTTACAACACTG ACCTGTTTGAGTACAAGTTCGTGAAGAGCCGGCTGTTGAACAGCACCTTCCTGCACAGCAAGGAGGGCTGCCAGCTTGATGTGACCGGGACAGGCGAGGGTGCCTACATGGTCTACTTTGTCAGCTTCCTGGGCACGCTGGCTGTGCTCCCAGGAAATATCGTGTCTGCCCTGCTCATGGACAAGATCGGCAGGCTCCGGATGCTTG CTGGCTCCAGCGTCATGTCCTGCGTCTCCTGCTTCTTCCTGTCTTTCGGGAACAGTGAATCGGCCATGATTGCTTTGCTCTGCCTCTTTGGGGGGGTCAGCATCGCCTCCTGGAATGCGCTGGACGTGTTGACTGTTGAACTCTACCCCTCGGACAAGAG GACTACTGCCTTCGGCTTCCTGAACGCTCTGTGTAAActggcagcagtgctggggattagcaTCTTCACCTCCTTTGTGGGGGTCACAAAGGCTGCCCCCATCCTCTTTGCCTCGGCCGCCCTGGCCCTGGGGAGTTCTCTGGCCCTGAAGCTGCCCGAGACCCGAGGGCAGGTGCTGCAGTGA